In a single window of the Hyalangium gracile genome:
- a CDS encoding serine/threonine protein kinase has translation MSSLSSRDPEAPAHGSLVGPWRILVRYDSGSYGEVYRVARAGHPEAGAFALKLAVHPEDPRFQREAELLQRVVHPSVPRFEDRGWWTGPNGRIFPYVVMEWVKGMTLYEWAREQKPTSRQVLQVLAQLASALAATHGMGGVHRDVKGDNVLVTATGRAVLLDFGCGSFEGAKALTDTALPPGTSSYRTPEAIRWGWFHRGAGTPYQAGPADDVYALGVAAYRLCTGKYPPAPTESSGPRRRLLRPSELATVSKGLDQLLLTALNEDRLARPLAASWAASLEDAAKEKDAEAPIVPTPSAARTDVTSSPGPRRRREVPTWMVMAGAAVLGGLVVMAAVKLRDIGRNSSEPAPETLFVTERWRTPPAQAPDAGVGEEALLSVTQTPQPGASSSGLGLAMPKNPLPGQKKPPCEPEYELVALGACWAIFEKKPPCGEGGYEYAGKCVRASFNAPRQPASEQP, from the coding sequence ATGTCTTCCTTGTCGTCCAGAGATCCTGAAGCTCCGGCGCACGGCTCGCTGGTGGGCCCCTGGCGCATCCTGGTGCGCTACGACTCGGGCAGCTACGGGGAGGTCTACCGGGTGGCGCGCGCGGGTCATCCCGAGGCCGGAGCCTTCGCTCTGAAGCTGGCGGTGCACCCCGAGGATCCTCGCTTCCAGCGAGAGGCCGAACTGCTCCAGCGAGTGGTGCATCCCTCCGTGCCACGCTTCGAGGATCGGGGCTGGTGGACGGGACCGAATGGCAGGATCTTCCCCTACGTCGTCATGGAGTGGGTGAAGGGTATGACCCTGTACGAGTGGGCGCGGGAGCAGAAGCCTACCTCCCGGCAGGTGCTGCAGGTGCTGGCCCAGCTCGCGAGCGCCCTGGCCGCCACCCACGGGATGGGCGGAGTGCATCGGGACGTGAAGGGGGACAACGTTCTGGTGACGGCGACGGGGCGCGCGGTTCTGCTCGACTTCGGGTGTGGCAGCTTCGAGGGCGCCAAGGCGCTCACGGACACGGCGCTTCCCCCGGGGACCAGCAGCTATCGCACTCCGGAGGCCATTCGCTGGGGCTGGTTTCACCGCGGGGCCGGAACTCCCTACCAGGCCGGACCGGCTGACGACGTGTATGCGCTGGGAGTGGCTGCTTATCGCCTCTGTACGGGCAAGTACCCGCCGGCTCCCACGGAGAGTTCGGGGCCTCGACGCAGACTGCTCCGTCCCAGCGAGCTTGCGACAGTGAGCAAGGGGCTCGATCAGCTCCTGCTCACCGCGCTCAACGAGGACCGGCTGGCACGTCCACTCGCCGCTTCCTGGGCCGCCTCGCTGGAGGATGCGGCCAAGGAGAAGGATGCCGAAGCGCCCATCGTCCCCACTCCCTCCGCGGCGCGCACGGACGTGACTTCTTCTCCGGGGCCTCGGCGCCGGCGGGAGGTACCCACCTGGATGGTGATGGCTGGAGCGGCCGTGCTGGGAGGGCTGGTGGTGATGGCCGCCGTGAAGCTGAGGGACATCGGGCGCAACTCTTCAGAGCCAGCGCCAGAGACCCTTTTCGTCACCGAGCGGTGGCGAACTCCACCCGCCCAAGCTCCGGACGCTGGTGTGGGCGAGGAGGCGTTGCTGTCCGTCACACAGACGCCACAGCCAGGAGCATCCTCCTCCGGACTAGGGCTGGCGATGCCCAAGAATCCGCTGCCGGGGCAGAAGAAGCCTCCCTGCGAGCCCGAGTACGAGCTCGTCGCACTGGGGGCATGCTGGGCCATCTTCGAGAAGAAGCCTCCTTGCGGAGAGGGAGGCTACGAGTACGCGGGCAAGTGCGTGAGAGCCTCCTTCAATGCTCCGCGTCAGCCCGCCTCGGAGCAGCCATGA
- a CDS encoding glycoside hydrolase family 3 protein, which produces MSARHLAPLTALLLSLGVYASAPAPGLTPTPSPTPGLPPVSSARVDSLLSSLSLEARVGQLMMVGFYGTEVDEDVEDLVRGYRVGGVCLFKHNILEAQQVARLNDGLRRLLIGHIPPFLTLDQEGGNVVRVRDQVVVLPSNMALGATRSAELAYAAGRAQGEDLRRLGFNMNLAPVLDVNLNPHNPVIGVRSYGDSVPLVSELGRAFVRGQQDAGLVTVAKHFPGHGATDADSHTVLPVMSETREEVLAQMEPFHAAILEGLDGLMTAHVAIPRLTGDNVPATLSPQVLDGLLRKELGFDGLVLTDEMEMEAITQRYGAGRAAVLAVRAGADMVLVPWSPERKAEVYEALLAAARSGELPAARLEQAVRRILTAKLRRGLFETPPVMEQRLATPPPPGNGEVAHLIARASVTLLRTDERSFPLSTEARIAVITAEPSLGDAIRARAPRASVLSVPAYPAESRRAALRQKARKAALAADVVVVGLINSRQVELVTMAAATGKPVVVVTMGLPYLAELVDEARAVLAVYSYQPASTSAAAAALFGEIGTPGRLPVHLRSLSFGHGLDPVGQKQADASRQSTTPHKAARALQGASR; this is translated from the coding sequence GTGTCCGCCCGTCACCTCGCTCCCCTCACCGCGCTGCTGCTGTCCCTCGGCGTGTACGCCTCGGCACCCGCTCCAGGCCTCACGCCTACGCCCTCCCCCACCCCGGGCCTGCCCCCCGTGTCCTCAGCCCGGGTGGACTCCCTGCTCTCCAGCCTCTCCCTGGAAGCGCGGGTGGGCCAGTTGATGATGGTGGGCTTCTACGGCACCGAGGTGGACGAGGACGTCGAGGACCTGGTGCGCGGCTACCGGGTGGGTGGGGTGTGCCTCTTCAAGCACAACATCCTCGAGGCCCAGCAGGTGGCCCGCCTCAATGACGGCCTGCGTCGGCTGCTCATCGGCCACATTCCCCCCTTCCTCACGCTGGATCAGGAGGGGGGCAACGTGGTGCGCGTGCGGGATCAGGTGGTCGTCCTGCCCAGCAACATGGCCCTGGGAGCCACCCGCTCGGCGGAGCTGGCCTATGCGGCGGGTAGGGCGCAGGGAGAGGACCTCAGACGGCTGGGCTTCAACATGAACCTGGCCCCCGTACTGGACGTGAACCTCAACCCCCATAACCCCGTCATCGGCGTGCGCTCCTACGGGGACAGCGTGCCCCTGGTGTCCGAGCTGGGCCGGGCCTTCGTCCGGGGCCAGCAGGACGCGGGCCTGGTCACCGTGGCCAAGCACTTCCCCGGCCATGGCGCCACGGACGCCGACAGCCACACGGTGCTGCCCGTCATGAGCGAGACGCGCGAGGAGGTGCTCGCGCAGATGGAGCCCTTCCACGCCGCCATCCTGGAGGGGCTGGACGGGCTGATGACGGCCCACGTGGCCATTCCCCGCCTCACTGGGGACAACGTGCCTGCCACCCTCAGCCCCCAGGTGCTGGACGGGCTGCTGCGCAAGGAGCTGGGCTTCGACGGGCTGGTGCTCACCGACGAGATGGAGATGGAGGCCATCACCCAGCGCTACGGCGCGGGCCGGGCCGCCGTGCTGGCGGTGCGGGCCGGCGCGGACATGGTCCTGGTGCCCTGGAGCCCCGAGCGCAAGGCGGAGGTGTACGAGGCCCTGCTCGCCGCCGCGCGCAGCGGGGAGCTGCCGGCCGCCCGCCTGGAGCAGGCCGTGCGCCGCATCCTCACCGCCAAGCTGCGCCGGGGCCTCTTCGAGACGCCGCCCGTGATGGAGCAGCGGCTCGCCACCCCGCCCCCGCCCGGCAATGGCGAGGTGGCCCACCTCATCGCCCGCGCCTCCGTCACCCTGCTGCGCACCGATGAGCGCTCCTTCCCCCTGTCCACGGAGGCCCGCATCGCCGTCATCACCGCCGAGCCCTCGCTGGGCGACGCCATCCGCGCCCGCGCCCCCCGGGCCTCCGTGCTCTCGGTGCCCGCCTACCCGGCCGAGTCCCGCCGTGCCGCGCTGCGGCAGAAGGCTCGGAAGGCCGCGCTCGCCGCGGACGTGGTGGTGGTGGGGCTGATCAACTCGCGCCAGGTGGAGCTCGTCACCATGGCCGCCGCCACCGGCAAGCCCGTGGTGGTCGTCACCATGGGGCTGCCCTACCTGGCCGAGCTGGTGGACGAGGCCCGCGCCGTGCTCGCCGTCTACTCGTACCAGCCCGCCTCCACCTCCGCCGCGGCCGCCGCCCTCTTTGGAGAGATTGGCACGCCGGGCCGTCTGCCCGTCCACCTGCGCTCGCTCTCCTTCGGCCACGGGTTGGATCCGGTGGGCCAGAAGCAGGCCGACGCCTCGCGGCAATCCACGACGCCCCACAAGGCAGCTCGCGCCCTGCAGGGCGCCTCTCGCTGA
- the dtd gene encoding D-aminoacyl-tRNA deacylase, with product MRAVVQRVLEASVTVNGEKVSQIGPGLLVLLGVGKADTEADIPWMVEKLATLRIFEDAAGKMNLSLEDTHKQLIVVSQFTLYGDARRGRRPGFSDAMEPTGAKALYERVCEQLRARGLTVGTGVFAADMKVALINDGPVTILLETPPPAGSGTPPGA from the coding sequence ATGCGCGCAGTGGTGCAGCGGGTGCTCGAGGCCTCAGTCACCGTGAACGGGGAGAAGGTGAGCCAGATCGGCCCGGGGCTGCTGGTGCTCCTGGGCGTGGGCAAGGCGGACACCGAGGCGGACATCCCCTGGATGGTGGAGAAGCTGGCCACGCTGCGCATCTTCGAGGACGCCGCGGGCAAGATGAACCTCTCCCTGGAGGACACGCACAAGCAGCTCATCGTCGTGAGCCAGTTCACCCTCTATGGAGACGCGCGCAGGGGCCGGCGCCCCGGCTTCAGCGATGCCATGGAGCCCACCGGCGCCAAGGCCCTGTACGAGCGCGTCTGCGAGCAGCTGCGCGCCCGCGGCCTCACGGTGGGCACCGGCGTGTTCGCCGCGGACATGAAGGTGGCCCTCATCAATGACGGCCCCGTCACCATCCTCCTGGAGACGCCGCCCCCCGCCGGCAGCGGAACACCGCCAGGCGCCTGA
- the hpf gene encoding ribosome hibernation-promoting factor, HPF/YfiA family, with the protein MQMNITFRQFGASDSLKEYAREKVDRVNRLLDRAGEAHVVLSLERHLHHADITIHSGSWVLRGREKSEDMYASIDLAMDKIERQLRRYKDKLKSHHGRERVHHRQDLVNQLSRVRHAVFEMPGDQEEAAPAEAQATSSPPPAKPEAADSSPRMLRTTHLTVQALKVDEAVMQMNLMNNDFYVFHNVETNAMSVLYRRKDGQYGLIEPHEPEQQRVAAGAR; encoded by the coding sequence ATGCAGATGAACATCACCTTCCGCCAGTTCGGAGCGTCGGATTCCCTCAAGGAGTACGCACGCGAGAAGGTCGATCGAGTCAATCGGTTGCTGGACAGGGCGGGGGAAGCGCATGTGGTGCTCTCGCTCGAACGCCATCTGCATCACGCGGACATCACCATCCACTCGGGCTCGTGGGTGCTCAGGGGCCGCGAGAAGAGCGAGGACATGTACGCGTCCATCGACCTGGCCATGGACAAGATCGAGCGGCAGCTGCGCCGCTACAAGGACAAGCTCAAGAGCCACCATGGCCGTGAGCGCGTGCACCACCGCCAGGACCTGGTGAACCAGCTGTCGCGCGTGCGCCACGCCGTCTTCGAGATGCCCGGGGACCAGGAGGAGGCCGCTCCGGCGGAGGCCCAGGCGACTTCGTCTCCTCCGCCCGCGAAGCCCGAGGCCGCCGACTCCTCGCCTCGCATGCTGCGCACCACGCACCTCACCGTCCAGGCGCTGAAGGTGGACGAGGCGGTGATGCAGATGAACCTGATGAACAACGACTTCTACGTCTTCCACAACGTGGAGACGAACGCGATGTCCGTGCTCTACCGCCGCAAGGATGGGCAGTACGGTCTCATCGAGCCGCACGAGCCCGAGCAGCAGCGGGTCGCCGCGGGCGCGCGGTAG
- a CDS encoding ABC transporter permease yields MSEASPVVAVAPGAVTRRGFRLRTLGGRFGLGVAVLLVLTALLAPVLSPYTPEAIELSAELDPPSTRHLLGAGENGIDVLTHVLYGARVSLVVAFFAVVLSALVGVTLGGLAGYVGGLLDEAVMRLVDVLLAFPGILLAIFITSVLGPSLANVVFALSFTGWTGYARLARAQVLTLRERDYVQAARALGSGNARILFRHLLPNAAGPLLIQATFAFPGAILAEASLSFLGLGAPPGTPSWGALVDQGTQYLLVAPHVALFPGLALAITVLGFNFLGDAVRDALDPKRVE; encoded by the coding sequence GTGAGCGAGGCTTCCCCCGTGGTCGCCGTCGCGCCGGGAGCCGTCACGCGCCGGGGGTTCCGGCTGCGCACGCTCGGCGGGAGGTTCGGGCTGGGCGTGGCCGTGCTGCTGGTGCTCACCGCGCTGCTGGCTCCGGTGCTCAGTCCGTACACGCCGGAGGCCATCGAGCTGTCCGCGGAGCTGGACCCTCCGAGCACGCGCCACCTTCTGGGAGCCGGAGAGAACGGCATCGACGTGCTGACCCACGTCCTCTACGGAGCGCGGGTGTCTCTCGTGGTGGCGTTCTTCGCCGTGGTGCTGTCGGCGCTCGTGGGGGTGACGCTGGGAGGACTGGCGGGGTACGTGGGCGGCCTGCTGGACGAGGCGGTGATGCGCTTGGTGGACGTGCTGCTCGCCTTCCCGGGCATCCTGCTGGCCATCTTCATCACCTCGGTGCTGGGGCCGAGCCTCGCCAACGTGGTGTTCGCCCTGTCCTTCACGGGGTGGACGGGCTACGCGCGGCTGGCTCGCGCGCAGGTGCTCACGCTGCGCGAGCGAGACTACGTGCAGGCGGCCCGAGCCCTGGGGAGCGGCAACGCGCGCATCCTCTTCCGGCACCTGCTGCCGAATGCCGCGGGGCCGCTGCTCATCCAGGCCACGTTCGCCTTTCCCGGCGCCATCCTCGCCGAGGCCTCGCTGAGCTTCCTGGGACTGGGAGCGCCACCGGGTACACCCTCCTGGGGCGCGCTGGTGGACCAGGGGACGCAGTACCTGCTCGTGGCGCCGCACGTGGCGCTGTTCCCCGGGCTCGCCCTGGCCATCACCGTGCTGGGCTTCAACTTCCTCGGGGATGCGGTGCGCGACGCGCTGGACCCCAAGCGCGTGGAGTGA
- a CDS encoding ABC transporter permease: MRRAISASIAVVGALLLISLFLNLVPGDPIDVMLGEQSTEVDREALRRAVGLDLPWYTQLWTFTQDFATGELRTSLPPFQRKVLPAIGQALPNTLWLTVASLFIAVAIAIPLGVAAAARKGTAVDTAAMGVAVAGVALPRFWLGPMLIIVFALWLDWLPVSGAESWRHLVLPSLTLGTALAAFLSRMTRAAMLETLREDFVTVARAKGLHPRVVLWKHAFRNALLPILTVLGLEFGTLLGGAIVTEKVFAWPGMGTLLLTAIEKRDYNTVRATVLMFTLCYVLVNTLTDVAYALVDPRVRRRS, translated from the coding sequence ATGAGGCGCGCCATCTCCGCCAGCATCGCGGTGGTGGGGGCGCTGCTGCTCATCTCGCTCTTTCTCAACCTGGTGCCGGGCGACCCGATCGACGTGATGCTGGGCGAGCAGTCCACGGAGGTGGACCGGGAGGCGCTGCGGCGCGCGGTGGGGCTGGACCTGCCCTGGTACACGCAGCTGTGGACGTTCACCCAGGACTTCGCCACGGGCGAGCTGCGCACCTCGCTGCCACCGTTCCAGCGCAAGGTGCTGCCGGCCATCGGCCAGGCACTGCCGAACACGCTGTGGCTCACGGTGGCGTCCCTGTTCATCGCGGTGGCCATCGCGATTCCGCTGGGAGTGGCGGCGGCGGCGCGAAAGGGGACGGCGGTGGACACGGCGGCGATGGGGGTGGCGGTGGCGGGCGTGGCGCTGCCGCGCTTCTGGCTCGGCCCCATGTTGATCATCGTCTTCGCGCTCTGGCTGGACTGGCTGCCCGTGTCGGGCGCCGAGTCGTGGAGACACCTGGTGCTGCCCTCGCTGACGCTGGGCACGGCGCTGGCGGCCTTCCTGTCGCGGATGACGCGGGCGGCGATGCTGGAGACGCTCCGCGAGGACTTCGTGACGGTGGCACGAGCCAAGGGGCTGCACCCGCGCGTGGTGCTGTGGAAGCACGCGTTCCGCAACGCGCTGCTGCCCATCCTCACGGTGCTGGGGCTGGAGTTCGGCACGCTGCTGGGCGGCGCCATCGTCACCGAGAAGGTGTTCGCGTGGCCAGGCATGGGCACGCTGCTGCTCACCGCCATCGAGAAGCGCGACTACAACACCGTGCGGGCCACGGTGCTGATGTTCACGCTGTGCTACGTGCTGGTGAACACGCTGACCGACGTGGCGTACGCGCTGGTGGACCCGCGTGTGAGGAGGCGCTCGTGA
- a CDS encoding PTS sugar transporter subunit IIA produces MRISEFLSPQAVIADMQARTKPEVLRELSTALVRAHPQLQEERLVEVLREREKLGSTGIGEGVAIPHGKLPGMTQLLATFGVSRQGLDFEAIDGKPTHLFFALVAPENSAGVHLKALARISRLFKNPRFRSSILEAPTAADIHALIVQEDARP; encoded by the coding sequence GTGAGAATCTCCGAGTTCCTCAGCCCCCAAGCCGTCATCGCGGACATGCAGGCTCGCACCAAGCCGGAGGTGTTGCGCGAGCTGAGTACGGCGCTGGTGCGCGCCCACCCCCAGCTCCAGGAGGAGCGGCTGGTGGAGGTGCTGCGCGAGCGCGAGAAGCTGGGCTCCACGGGCATCGGCGAGGGCGTGGCCATTCCCCACGGCAAGCTGCCGGGGATGACGCAGCTGCTGGCCACCTTCGGCGTCTCCCGTCAGGGCCTGGACTTCGAGGCGATTGACGGCAAGCCGACCCACCTCTTCTTCGCCCTGGTGGCGCCGGAGAACAGCGCGGGGGTGCACCTCAAGGCCCTGGCGCGCATCTCCCGGCTCTTCAAGAACCCGCGCTTCCGGTCGTCCATCCTCGAGGCGCCCACCGCCGCGGACATCCACGCGCTCATCGTCCAGGAAGACGCCAGGCCCTGA
- a CDS encoding ABC transporter substrate-binding protein, with amino-acid sequence MSALLRRAALGMLLALLAGCRPDRTPDGITVLVEAPPDSLDDRFALTAIGQRIGQLIAPGLVTFDDTSRPVPALAESFRALSPTVMEFTLRPGLTFHDGTALTAADVKATYDGVRDRALRSPKVDRYEVIQEVEVVGDRTVRFHLRRPYAPLLAELSLSILPAERAGLGGVELQGAHPVGAGAFRFEAQPDEEHLTLVPFEGYYARAPGISRLHFRVVRDETTRVLELLKGRADLVTNAVSPAVLPLLRKEPGLRVLVRPGTGYAYLGFNLRSGPLADVRVRQAVCHLLEVKPIVEHKFHGLAEPATGMLPATHWAHAPQEGCRYDPAEAARLLDAAGYPDPDGPGGQPRMTLSLKVSTDRFRKSVALVLQEQLARGGVAVEVRSLEFGTLFNDIRRGNFEMVTLKWASVIEPDLMRGAYHSRNVPTEENHWGGFNRGALKDAELDALLDEASRVEPSQRAALYARVQERLDALLPYAPLWHESSVAVVSRRLEGFEPSANGFLTSLARARRVEP; translated from the coding sequence ATGTCCGCTCTGCTCCGCCGCGCCGCCCTGGGGATGCTGCTCGCACTGTTGGCGGGCTGCCGACCAGACCGAACCCCCGACGGCATCACGGTGCTGGTCGAGGCGCCACCCGACAGCCTGGATGACCGCTTCGCGCTGACAGCGATTGGCCAGCGCATCGGCCAGCTCATCGCGCCGGGGCTCGTCACCTTCGATGACACCAGCCGACCGGTGCCGGCGCTGGCCGAGTCCTTCCGCGCGCTGTCCCCCACTGTCATGGAGTTCACGCTGCGCCCCGGGCTCACGTTCCATGATGGCACGGCGCTCACGGCCGCGGACGTGAAGGCAACCTATGACGGAGTGCGAGACCGGGCGCTGCGCAGTCCGAAGGTGGACCGGTACGAGGTGATTCAGGAGGTGGAGGTGGTAGGTGATCGCACCGTCCGCTTCCACCTGCGACGGCCCTATGCCCCACTGCTGGCGGAGCTGTCGCTGAGCATCCTGCCCGCTGAGCGAGCAGGCCTGGGTGGCGTGGAGCTTCAGGGAGCGCACCCGGTGGGAGCCGGAGCGTTTCGGTTTGAGGCCCAACCGGATGAGGAACACCTCACGCTGGTACCCTTCGAGGGGTATTACGCGAGGGCTCCGGGCATCTCCCGGCTGCACTTCCGAGTCGTCCGAGACGAGACGACGCGAGTGCTGGAGCTGCTGAAGGGGCGCGCGGACCTGGTGACCAACGCGGTGTCCCCAGCGGTGCTGCCCCTGTTGAGGAAGGAGCCGGGCCTGCGCGTGCTCGTCCGGCCCGGCACGGGCTACGCATACCTGGGCTTCAACCTGCGCTCCGGGCCGCTGGCGGATGTGAGGGTGCGCCAGGCGGTGTGCCACCTGCTGGAGGTGAAGCCCATCGTGGAGCACAAGTTCCACGGACTGGCGGAGCCGGCCACGGGCATGCTGCCCGCCACGCACTGGGCCCACGCGCCGCAGGAGGGCTGCCGGTATGACCCGGCCGAGGCGGCGAGGCTGCTGGATGCGGCGGGCTACCCGGATCCGGATGGGCCGGGAGGCCAGCCTCGGATGACGCTGAGCCTGAAGGTGAGCACGGACCGGTTCCGCAAGTCGGTGGCGCTGGTGCTCCAGGAGCAGCTGGCGCGAGGAGGCGTGGCGGTGGAGGTACGCTCGCTGGAGTTCGGCACGCTCTTCAACGACATCCGCCGAGGCAACTTCGAGATGGTGACGCTCAAGTGGGCGTCGGTCATCGAGCCGGACCTGATGCGCGGGGCGTACCACTCGAGGAACGTGCCCACGGAGGAGAACCACTGGGGCGGCTTCAACCGGGGGGCTCTGAAGGATGCGGAGCTGGACGCGCTGCTGGACGAGGCGAGCCGGGTGGAGCCCTCACAGCGCGCGGCGCTCTACGCGAGGGTGCAGGAGCGGCTGGACGCGCTGCTCCCGTACGCGCCGCTCTGGCACGAGAGCAGCGTGGCGGTGGTGTCCCGGCGGCTGGAGGGCTTCGAGCCCAGCGCGAATGGCTTCCTCACGTCCCTGGCGCGGGCGCGGAGGGTGGAGCCATGA